GGGAGAAAGCAGCGAGGGTAGGGACAGAGACACCAACTGTCTTGTCACAAATACTGAGACgttttctgcagttttcctgGCTTTATTTGCTTTGTCTAAAAGCCTTAGAGTGCCGTGAGCCCTCCTGTTCCCCCCCGGTTGCCGGCGTGTGCCCCATGTGCTGGCCCAGCCCCAGCTaggccagctcctggggcactgTGCTAGTGTCGccggcggggtggcctcttTGCGGGTGGGGCAGAGTCCTGGGAAGTGGGGGCCCTCCTCTTGGCAGCTCGCCGGGGCCCCCTGCGTCTTTGGTCCCCACCCTGGCCAGCAGTGGAGGGACCAGCCCCGGCCTCCTCCGGCTCCTCTGCTGCCGCTTGTTGGTTTCCAGGTGCAGGAACCGGGCTGGATGGACGGCGGCTGGGTCCCCGGCGGAGGGCAGCGGTTGAGGTCCCAGAGAGCTCCTGTGCGTTGGTCTCCACGGAGCTCTCTGGGCCGGCTGCTGGTGTCCCCAGCGATGCGGCAGCGTGGCTGGggactgctgcagggctgccctccTGTCCTGCGGCAGCTGGGGAGGCCCCCAGGCCCAGGATGTTTCGGGCCTCCCCGCTGCAGCGCTGCACGGCAGCGGCAAGGAGCCGCTGCACGAAGCCGGCCGtctgcctgcccagggaggtccTGAGCAGCAGGGCGAGGGCCCCCTCGTCCAGGCCAAAGAAGCGCAGCCCTGAGATGACGTTGCGCTGCGCTTCTGAGGCTGCCCTGCTGTCATCCCCGAGGAGCTGCCCCAGCTCGtggcgcagccagggcagcaggggctggagcacagcaGGGTAGAGGCGGAAGAGGGACGCCCAGGCGAAGGGGTGGAGGCCGCCCACAGAGGCTGCGGGCACTGGTCCTGCAGCCTCTGGTCGGGCAGCtggctgggcaggagctgcgTCTGCCTGCTGGGCGCCGAGCGGTGCCTCCGCAGGTGGTGGGATGACGAGCTCCTTGAAGCTGTTGTCCGCCCGCACCGAGTGCACGATGGAGCTCACCCTGCGCTTGCACAGGGGGCACTCGGGCTTGCTCTCAGCCCACCGCTGGATGCAGGCGAAGCAGAAGCGGTGGAGGCATGGCAGCACGTAGCTGGTGTTCACCCGGCTGTCCAGACAGATGGGACAGCGGGCGTCCAGCTCCGTGGCCATGCTCTCCACCTGCTGAGGTGAGCTGGGGAGAAGTGGCGATGACGAGCCGCTCCCTCTCACcggcgctgcagcagcaggagtcaCACTGCAAAAGGCAGACAAGAGGCCATGGGCATGGGCCGAGCCGGGGCCGGCTGCAAGAGCTGTGCAGCTCCCTCAAGGAGGaaacccttccagctgcccagggccCAGGGCAAGGTGTCCCCACCGCactcacctctgctgctctgagcgCTCGTCCGGGGTCTCCCGACGGCCCGAACGACGCAGGGCCGCGGAAGAAGCTCcgatggctctgggaagggcactgagagctactgcagcaactcccagggcacgacaccagcaccaaggccaaCCTCGCTCCTCACTCCAGACCTCACGTAACCGCTCAGCCGGAGTGCGGGCACTAGCCGGCGCGGTGGGACTCTGCGCCCGCATATGAGCAGCCAGGGCCACGCAGTCACAGTGCGTCGCTCATGGCTCTCACAGTGCATCGCTCGGAGACATCACAATGGGCTCGCTCTGGCGGGGCTCTGGCCCTGGCACCTGCGTCTGTGTCTAGCACAATGTCATTACCACTCTGCCCCACAAAGTGGTTGTCTTCTTCTCGGCATCGATGTTATCCACCAGGCACTGCAGCCTTGGCCGTGTCTCCCCAGGGCACCAGCAGATCACCCTGGCCACGGCAGACATCTCCAAGTCCATTCAACGACAGTGTCCAGTCAATAAAACCTCACGCCTGCCTTTGAGGCAGCACCACACAGTCCCACAAGCTCTCCCCaccctccagctctgctggccaGTTCTCTGAGTTGCCCTGCTTCTTCCCATGCCAAGCCAAAGGCAGCCCTTGACTTGTTCTCagtgtttttctcccttctttcacCCCTCTCTGGGGtcatctgctctgctcagcacttgTCCTCCTTGGGGTCCTGGGTGGGAGAGACATCAACAAGCCAGAGGGGTTCAGGAGAGGCCGCTGATGCggtggggctggagcacttgcCCTGTGAGGAGGGTGcgtggagctggggctggctcaGCGTGGACCAGAGGAGGCTTAGGGACACCTGACAGCACTGCCTGGTGCCTGGGAGAAGGGATGACAGGGATGAGGACAGGCTCTTCCCAGCAgtgcctggcagcaggagcagagaaaagcagcatcagCTGGGActggggaggttcaggctggagatCAGGAAATACCAAAAGTTCTGGGAGGCTCCCAAAACACCTGAATGGTTTGTCCAGCAAGTTGTTGGCATCCCAGAGCTTGGAGGTTTTTGAAAGCTGCGTGGGCCCAAACCGAGGACACAAGTGTCACAAGCCCATGTAGGGACGGACTCCTGGGGAAGTCCAGGAAGATACAGCATTGCCAGTGTGAAATCCAGCAAAGATTTCCAAATATGCAAGAAATTCCAGAAGTAACTGTTTCAGGGGGTCCATTGGCTGCAGAGCTTCACCCAGCTCAGCTTTTCCCCAGGTTCCTGCTGTGTGTCTGCAGGGTCCGATGTGGCTCTGCCACTGGGACCTGGGTCTCACTGGAGGACCCTGCAGCAACTCTTGGTGCTCCAAAGCAGCAGTGACTCCAAGGTGGAGTCCAGCAGGACCCCAGATGCTTCCCAGCAAAGCCCTTCTCCCCAGCTGGACAGCTCCCAGTGAGTGCTGCTTCCTGGGGCCATTCTTGCTCAGCTGCAGGACATTGCCCTTCACCTCGTTGAAGATCTTCCCCGCTGTAGCTGGCAGGAAGAGCGGAGGCAGATCTGGGCCTGGACAAGTCCAGGCTGGTGATAGGGAAAACCAGAGAAGTCTTTTCAGGGTTATGAAGAACAGTCAGGAAGCCCTGTTGGGCTTAGGAGTGGGTTTTCTAGCAAGTTGGAGTCATCCCTGAGCATGGAGGTTTTCAAGAGCTGAGCTGACCCAGCCCAGAGCACAAAGGAGGCCACAAGCCTGTGAAGGGACACACGGGGAAGTCCAGGGAGGGAAAGCGTCGCCCGTGTGAAATGGAGACAGGGTTCCCAAATGAGCTCATTGCAGCCCAAGCAAGGCACAGAGGCTCTACCGATGCAGAAGGCCCAGCTCCATGGGGCGCTCTCTCCTCAGGGCGCAGAGCCCCTGGGAGAGCACACGTCCCCTCTCTGTGGAGCTCAGAGCAGGGCTTTTGAGCCCTGTGGGAGCAGAGGGCCAGGTGCCATGGTGCTTGATTTAGGGAAAGGGCACCGTAAAAGGCCCTGGTACCAGCAGCGGTGGGACATGAGTGAGTGGAAAGAGGTCCAGCAGGAGCAAGCAATCCAGCTCAGAGGTGCTCAGCTCAGCACCAGAAATCTGACTCGTCTATAGCACCAGGCCCCACGGTGctcaagaaagggaaaaggtcCCCTGCAAGAGTAGAGGGCTCAGCtccttctgctctgcagcaacagGCACCCAGAGAGCTCAGCTCCAGGCCCCACGAGGGACAAATGGTGGCAAAGAGGCTGTGCAAGAGCAGCCAGAGAAGCCCCCCAGCGCTCTGCTGACAACAAAGAGGCTCTGCAAGAGCAGTGGGCAAAAACTGACCCAAACTGCCAAAAGGGATATCCCGTACCAAACTGGGATACCAATCCAGACGATACCAAACTGGGTGGAGCTGTTCTGTTGACTCCAGCGAGGGTGCTGAGGCCCTGAGGAGAGACCTAGacaggttggagagctgggcaatcaccaacaatctgaagtttaacaagaacaagtgcctgatcctgcacctgggaaggggcagcccTGCCTATACGTACAGCCTGGGGGTGAGATGCTGGAGATCAGCCCTGCAGGAAGGGATCGCGGGTTCTGGTCAGCAGTGAgctgaacacgagccagcagtgtgcctgggcagccaggagggccatccgtatcctggggtgtatCAGGCACCCAGCCAGTCGAGgcgtagtgggtttacgtggcaaggtttttaTAGCAGAGGGCTGCAGTGGTgccctctgtgagaagagcccagcagcagccccgtgtTAGATGAGAGCCGGTTTCAGCCAGatccaaagggacccactgctgcccagagccgaGCCAGTAAGCGATGtcttttgcacctctgtgagagcagattgaagtaaaggaaaaaaaacaaaccaacaaacaaaaaccaaccaacaaacaaaaatctactGCACACCAGCACGTGGTAGggtgaggagtgagaagcagccccacagccctccaggacagtgcagcaggagggcaggcggtgctccaggcaggccgCAGGACTTCTTCACCCTCCAGGTCCTGCACTTCAGCCACAACAAGGCTATGAAGCGCTATGGGCTTGggacagagtggctggaaagctgtgcagaggaaaaggacctggggatgtTGATCGACGCTCACCTGACCATGAGCTGGCagcgtgcccaggtggccaagaaggccaacggcatcccggcttgtatcaggaatcgtgcagccagcaggagcagggaggtgatcgtccccctgtgctctgctctggtgaggctgcacctcgagcactgtgctCAGTCCCGTgtccctcagtacaagaaagacatcaaggccctggagcatgtccagagaagggctatgaagctggtgaaaggcctggagcacaagtcctgtgaggagcggctgagggaactggggttgtttagtctggagaagaggaggctcaggggagacctcactgctctctacagctacctgaaaggaaggggtggcGATcagggggtcagcctcttctcaccgataactagtgataggactggAGGGAATGGCTTGGGAGTTTCAGGATGGAAATTAAgagatatttcttctcctgtagagtagttaggcattggaatgggttgctcagggaggtggtggagccaTTGTCTGTGGGCGTGTTGTGACTGCTGTGAGCCTTCCGGTCCCCCATGCTTGGCAGCATGTGCCACACATGCCATCTCAGCCCCGGCAtcgccagctcctggggcactgTTGAAAAAGAGCAGTGAGTGCCCTTCTTTCCTCGGCCTGCCTGCATGCACTGTTGTAGAAGCATATAATCTtccaggttggaaaagacccacaAGATTATCAGGTCCAAACATCAGCCTCACCTGGACAGTACCATGACGAAACCGTGTCCTTTGGGCCACAACCACTTGCCacttaaatacctccagagatggggatCGCACCTCATTCCTGGGTAGCCCGTCCCGAGGCTGGAGAAgcctctccatgaagaaacgCTTCCTAACAGGCAAGCCcgctgcagctggagctgcaccCTGCGCATTGCACGCTGGCTCTGCTTTGGCCATCAGCGGGTCGCTTGTGGGGGAGCCAGCTCCATCCCACTTCTGGCAGAAGCcgtccctgcagctccccttcATGGCCTTGCCACGTCAGCCCAACGCACTTTCCCGCTCAGCATTACAAGGGAAGGTAGTGATAGGAGAAAGGGTGACGCTTCTATACTTCAAGAGGGTAGATGTAGATCAGACTTGAGGCAGACGTTCTTTGCTCAGAGAGTGCTGAAGCACTGCAACGGCTTGCTCGGAGAAGCTGTGGTTTCCCCTTCGCTGGAAGCGGTCAAGACCACAGTGGACGGAGATTTGGGCCTCCTCAATTAACGGCAGGTGTTCGTGGCCATGGCGGGGCATGCTGGGAGGGGTAGTGTGACTGGGTGCTCGTGAgggacccttccaacccaacccattctgcGATCCTATGGTTCCAAGGTGGTGTCCAGCAGGACCCCAGATCCTTCCCAGCAAAGCCCTTCTCCCCAGCTGGACAGCTCCCAGCGAGTGCTGCTTCCTGGGGCCGTTCTTGCTCAGCTGCAGGACTTTGCCCTTCACCTCGCTGAGCTTCTTGGGGTTCCTGCCTTGTCTGCACACCGAGCAGCTGCAGACGTGCAGGCCTGCAAATGGGCAGCATGTGTTTTCTGGGGGAGCGGCCCAGTAGTGCCGCTCAGTAGTACGTGGGGAAAAATCACAGCAACACCGACACCCCAGCCGGCCCTGCGAAGGGCTGCATCGACGTATCCTTCGGCCACCTCTCTGAAGCCAATGGCCTTCGGGCCCAGCGGACACACGAGGAAGCGGTGGGAACATCAGGAGGCAAAGGGGGAGAAAGCAGCGAGGGTAGGGACAGAGACACCAGCTGTCTTGTCACAAATACTGAGACgttttctgcagttttcctgGCTTTATTTGCTTTGTCTAAAAGCCTTAGAGTGCTGTGCGCCTCCCTGTTCCCCCCCGGTTGCCGGCGTGTGCCCCATGTGCTGGCCCAGCCCCAGCTaggccagctcctggggcactgTGCTAGTGTCGccggcggggtggcctcttTGCGGGTGGGGCAGAGTCCTGGGAAGTGGGGGCCCTCCTCTTGGCAGCTCGCCGGGGCCCCCTGCGTCTTTGGTCCCCACCCTGGCCGGCAGTGGAGGGACCAGCCCCGGCCTCCTCCGGCTCCTCTGCTGCCGCTTGTTGGTTTCCAGGCTCAGGAACCGGGCTGGATGGACGGCGGCTGGGTCCCCGGCGGAGGGCAGCGGTTGAGGTCCCAGAGAGCTCCTGTGCGTTGGTTCCCCCGGAGCTCTCTGGGCCGGCTGCTGGTGTCCCCAGCGATGCGGCAGCGTGGCTGGggactgctgcagggctgccctccTGTCCTGCGGCAGCTGGGGAGGCCCCCAGGCCCAGGATGTTTCGGGCCTCCCCGCTGCAGCGCTGCACGGCAGCGGCAAGGAGCCGCTGCACGAAGCCGGCCGtctgcctgcccagggaggtccTGAGCAGCAGGGCGAGGGCCCCCTCGTCCAGGCCAAAGAAGCGCAGCCCTGAGATGACGTTGCGCTGCGCTTCTGAGGCTGCCCTGCCGTCATCCCCGAGGAGCTGCCCCAGCTCGtggcgcagccagggcagcaggggctggagcactgcAGGGTAGAGGCGGAAGAGGGACGCCCAGGCGAAGGGGTGGAGGCCGCCcacagaggctgagggcactggtcctgcagcctctggtcgggcagctggctgggcaggagctgcgTCTGCCTGCTGGGCGCCGAGCGGTGCCTCCGCAGGTGGTGGGATGACGAGCTCCTTGAAGCTGTTGTCCGCCCGCACCGAGTGCACGATGGAGCTCACCCTGCGCTTGCACAGGGGGCACTCGGGCTTGCTCTCAGCCCACCGCTGGATGCAGGCGAAGCAGAAGCGGTGGAGGCATGGCAGCACGTAGCTGGTGTTCACCCGGCTGTCCAGACAGATGGGACAGCGGGCGTCCAGCTCCGTGGCCATGCTCTCCACCTGCTGAGGTGAGCTGGGGAGAAGTGGCGATGACGAGCCGCTCCCTCTCACcggcgctgcagcagcaggagtcaCGCTGCAAAAGGCAGACAAGAGGCCATGGGCATGGGCCGAGCCGGGGCCGGCTGCAAGAGTTGTGCAGCTCCCTCAAGGAGGaaacccttccagctgcccagggccCAGGGCAAGGTGTCCCCACCGCactcacctctgctgctctgagcgCTCGTCCGGGGTCTCCCGACGGCCCGAACGACGCAGGGCCGCGGAAGAAGCTCcgatggctctgggaagggcactgagagctactgcagcaactcccagggcacgacaccagcaccaaggccaaCCTCGCTCCTCACTCCAGACCTCACGTAACCGCTCAGCCGGAGTGCGGGCACTAGCCGGCGCGGTGGGACTCTGCGCCTGCATATGAGCAGCCAGGGCCACGCAGTCACAATGCGTCGCTCACGGCTCTCACAGTGCATCGCTCGGAGACATCACAATGGGCCGTCCTGCCCCGCAGCGCTTGCTCTGGCAGGGCTCTGGCCCCGGCACCTGCGTCTGTGCCTAGCACAATGCCATTACCACTCTGCCCCACAAAGTGGTTGTCTTCTTCTCGGCATCGGTGTTCTCCACCAGGCACTGTAGCCTTGGCCGTGTCTCCCCAGGGCACCATCAGCTCACCCTGGCCACGGCAGACATCTCCAAGTCCATTCAACGACAGTGTCCAGTCAATAAAACCTCACGCCTGCCTTTGAGGCAGCACCACACAGTCCCACAAGCTCTCCCCaccctccagctctgctggccaGTTCTCTGAGTTGCCCTGCTTCTCCCCATAGCAGGCTCAAGGCAGCCCTTGGCTTGCCCTCGGGGATCTCCTTGATTCTGACCCTCTCTGGGGGGAGCAGGGCGTTCCCCTCTGCTTAGCACCCATCAGGCCTCATCCGGGCATCGCGTCCTCCTTGGGGTCCCGGGCGGGAGAGGCGTCCACCAGCTGGAGGAGTTGAGGGCAGAGCATTGATGCGGTGGGGCTGGAGCACTGGCCCCGTGAGGAGCGTGTGGGGCCGGGACTGGTTCAGCATGGACCCGAGTAGGCTTAGGGGCACAGCGTGGTGCCTGTGGGGAGGGGATGGCTGGAACGGGGACAAGATCTTCCCAGCAGTAGCTGGCAGGAGGAGCGGAGGCTGATCTGGGCCTTGACAAGTCCAGGCTGGTGatagggaaaagcagagagTTGTCCTCTCAGGGTTACAAAGAAGAGTCAGGAAGCCCTGTCGGGCTTCGGAGTGGGTTTTCTAGCAAGGTGGCGTCACCCCTGAGCATGGAGGTTTTCAAGAGCTGAGCGGACCCAGCCCAGAGCACAAAGGAGCTCACAAGCCTGTGAAGGGACACACGGGGAAGTCCCGGCAGGGAAAGCGTTGCCCGTGTGAAATGGAGACAGGGTTCCCAAATGAGCTCATTGCAGCCAAGCAAGCCGTATGGAAACAGAGGCCCCAGCTCCATTGGGCTCTCTCTGCTCAGGGCCCAGAGCCCCTAGGAGAGCACACGTCTCTGAAGAGCTCAGATCACGGCCCAGGGTCCATAGTTGTCAAAGACGGGGAAAGAAGTCCGAAGGCCGGGCCCCATGGTGCTGCGGTGAGGGGAAGGAAGCCCTCAAGACTAGGGACAGCCTCATGGTGCTTGGATAGGGGCTCAGGTGCCCTGCAAGAGCAGACGATGAATTGCCATGGCACAGGCACCGTGCAATGCCATGGTGCCTGGAGTGGTGGCACACGAATTTGCCGATGGGAAGTAGcgaatgaattccttgtttttgCTTGGCTCGTGCGGGTGGCTTTCgctttacctagtaaactgtCTGTATCGCAAGCCGTGAGTTCTTGCACTTTCTTTCGCCTTGCtgattctctccctcatccAACCGGGGAGAGTGAGCGAGTGGCTGTGTGCTCTGATCTTttgtgggatttgctgctccagctgggtgCATATCAGTCTATGGGGCCCAATGGTGTGTGAACCAATCTGCAGCCAGTAACACAGGCTCAGACCATGCAGGCTCACAGTAATAAACCCAATCCCACTAGGTTCTGGAATACTGTCTTTCACAGACTTGTCACCTCTTGCAGTGCCCAGATCATATCTAGAGTGTTATTTTGTAATTCTTCAGCGATGGCTGAGTTATTCACGATAGCCTTTTTTAATTCACTCACCCCTAACCAATGGATAAAGCACCGCACCCAACTGTGAAATGCCGTGTTCCTTTTCACTAGAGGATTACCTGGAGTCCGCTTCATTCTGCGTGTATGGATCCCAAGGGGCCTTTGGCTTTGTATGTCTTCGTTAAGAGTTGCATTTGGAATGATTGCCCCCAGGGTACAAGCTCTCTTACATCTTAGGGGCAACACCTTCCTGGCTTCATTTCCACACAGCCACTACCACCCCTTGCCATTTGGGACCAGCCATCAGGTTACAGGATGATTCCCAGGTTGTGTCTGGTGTGCATTATATACAATAGCATTCCTATAATTACCATATTCAGTACACTATGGATAATTCCTTACCTCCCAGTTAACATTCCCACACCCCCTGAAATTCCATTACTATGAATAATGATATACATactaatgtaaaaaataaaataaaaaaaaaataaaacaaaacaaaacaaaagaaaaaatcacagaatcacagaatttctaggttggaagagacctcaagatcatcgagtccaacctctgagctaacactaacaagtcctccactaaaccacatcactgagctctacatctaaacatcttttaaagacctccagggatggtgactccaccacttccctgggcagcccgttccaatgcctcacaacccttttggtaaagaagttcttcctgacacccaacctaaaactcccctggcacaactttagcccattccccctcctgGGTAGGCTTCCTACCTCATTTTCACCCAcaggtctctcaagctccagggcctcaaatctgttgtataaatgaaatgaaatgaaataaaataaaataaaataataaaataaaataaaataaaataaaataaaataaaataaaataaaataaaataaaataaaataaaataaaataaaataaaataaaataaaataagaacagaatTCCTTGGGAACACTGTGTAATCCAACTCTTTTCCCCAGTTACACACTGTATTCCTTATTTTTCCCTAAGGAGAATTTAAGAGTTAATTTACAGCTTTGATTGACAAATTCTCCTAATTTTTAACTCTAAAGGTTCTCCTAGAGGGACAGTCTCTCAGGTCTCAGGGTCAACTGCTGCCTTCACGCAGGCGTAACGAGTGTGATGACTCCACCTTTTCTCAGCTGTTCTTACTGGCACCTCAGTGGTCAGGAGTACTTGCAATGGTCAGTCTCACTCAGGTTATAGCTTTGATTCCCTCCATATTCATATCAGAACCCAATCTGCTGCTCGGAATGGATGGATCAGGACTTCCCAGGGTGGGATATGGGCTAACAATCCACTTGTCCTGAGAGATGCCAAAGAGGACGGCAGCCCAAGTTTacagtttttaagaaaagcatcttttgtCCAGAATTGAGGTAATTCACTCCCTTTGCACAGATGCAGCAATCCAAATAATAGGAAACATGGTGAAACTACCACTTCTTTTCTTGGTGCCGTTTGCACTCAGAGCAGTGCCAAAAGTAATCATTTTGTTCACGGGAGCAGAGTTTCCAGAATTAACTTAGTCAGTTGCTTCTTTACTGTCTGATCCACTGCACccttccagaagaggagggatGCCAAGGAGTGTGAAATTCCCATTTAATTCCTACAGTCTGTGTTAGCCCTTGCAAGATTGGTGATGTAAAGTGACTTCCTTGATCAGAGTCAATATTTTCAATGATCCTGGAGCTGGGAATTATCTGCTCTAGAATTACCTTAGCTACTGTGCTCACAGTAGCAGATACAGAATGGCAAACTTTCACCTGCCCCGAGACATGATCGACCAAGACTAATAAGTATGTAAATCTACCTACTCTAGGGAGTTCTGCAAAAACTACCCATACGCTTTGGAAGGGTTGAATTCCTGGGTATTGCCTCCCTTTAGGATGTCTGTGGATAATTTTcctatttaccttttgacatactACACAACTCCTGCATACTTGTTTAGCCAGATACGTATTTCCATAGCACAATGTGTGGATCACACATTGCTTGAACTCCCCAGTGACTCCCTCGATATAAAATAGTTCATATCGGTGCTTTATTTGGCATTTAAGAGACAACCAGTTTGTCTTCTGAGCATATGCTTCTATCCATAATTGACATTATCCCATTAACCCCCCAAACTTCCGTAGTTCTCTCTTAGTTTTGGGTAGGGGTAGCTCACCAGTTCCCTGAATCTTCTCTagatttattctttattttttcctcagacaCCACATGCCCTAAATACTTGACTTCTCTTTCTACACATTGTAGTTTATTTCTTGATACTCAAGccctgttttcttcctttaataGCATGTTAGTGGCTTTCTTTACAACTGTTTGCTCCCCTTCTGACAATAAAAAATCATTCACAGATTGTAACAGTAGCACTCCCTCCAGAGGCTggaattgctccaaaatctgttCTAGAACTTGCCCCAAAATTTCAGGGACTCTCTATACCCCAAGGTAAAACTGGCCACCTGTATTGTTGCTTTCGCCCCATTTCAGGCTCTTGTCACTCAAAGGCGAATCTatctttgctctcagggcctgagAGCACCCCGTTAATAACACTTTGATTTCAGTCTAAAAACTGATTATTCAAATGTTCAATttcatcatcaaatcccttACCAGCAAGTTAGTCCTTGCCTCGGGTGCTTATAGtaattgcccagtgatcattttatcccctggtctcagcttggtgtccacCAAAAGTAGCACTGTTACCCCAGTCCTTTCTACCCCTGTCAGCTtcagggtttcattagttaatttcaGCCCTGATACTTTATGGGCCAGCAAAGACAAAGCTGCtgcagtgtattgggtttacacgGCAAGGGTTTGGTACTGGGGAGCTGCAGAAGTGGCTCCTGTGAGAAGAGCcgagcagctgccccatgtcacaTAAGGGCTAGCTTCAGCCAGATCCAAAGGGAGCCAGAGCCGAGCCATGAGTGACACTGTGCTTCTGTGAGAGCACACCCAAGAaaaggtgggggaaaaaaagaaaacaaacaaacaaacagaaaactgctgtgcaactgcagctgggagagaggattgtgaaagtgtgagagaagcagccctgcagctcccaagagaagggccgcaggagggcacgaggtgctgcaggcaggcagcagcagttcccctgcgggctgtgcagggagaggcccctggtggagcaggctgtccccctgcagcccatgggtcccccatggagcagatctccacgctgcagcccccccatgggtggaggagcccccgctggagcaggtggatgtggcctggaggaggctgcggcccatggagagcccccgcaggagcaggccccgggccggagctgcagcccgtggagaggagcccacgtggagcagggggtctggggggcagGAGGTGTGTGGGTTCAAAATCAGCTGCCTGTGGGAGTCCCAAGCCTGAGCAACATGCTCCTGACGGATGGACCCCGTGACAAAGGCCCACACCTGGAGCAGCTCCCAGAGAGCCGCTGCCTGTGGAGAAACCCACAC
This region of Anas platyrhynchos isolate ZD024472 breed Pekin duck chromosome Z, IASCAAS_PekinDuck_T2T, whole genome shotgun sequence genomic DNA includes:
- the LOC140000763 gene encoding uncharacterized protein produces the protein MRAQSPTAPASARTPAERLREVWSEERGWPWCWCRALGVAAVALSALPRAIGASSAALRRSGRRETPDERSEQQSVTPAAAAPVRGSGSSSPLLPSSPQQVESMATELDARCPICLDSRVNTSYVLPCLHRFCFACIQRWAESKPECPLCKRRVSSIVHSVRADNSFKELVIPPPAEAPLGAQQADAAPAQPAARPEAAGPVPAASVGGLHPFAWASLFRLYPAVLQPLLPWLRHELGQLLGDDSRAASEAQRNVISGLRFFGLDEGALALLLRTSLGRQTAGFVQRLLAAAVQRCSGEARNILGLGASPAAAGQEGSPAAVPSHAAASLGTPAAGPESSVETNAQELSGTSTAALRRGPSRRPSSPVPAPGNQQAAAEEPEEAGAGPSTAGQGGDQRRRGPRRAAKRRAPTSQDSAPPAKRPPRRRH
- the LOC140000779 gene encoding uncharacterized protein codes for the protein MQAQSPTAPASARTPAERLREVWSEERGWPWCWCRALGVAAVALSALPRAIGASSAALRRSGRRETPDERSEQQSVTPAAAAPVRGSGSSSPLLPSSPQQVESMATELDARCPICLDSRVNTSYVLPCLHRFCFACIQRWAESKPECPLCKRRVSSIVHSVRADNSFKELVIPPPAEAPLGAQQADAAPAQPAARPEAAGPVPSASVGGLHPFAWASLFRLYPAVLQPLLPWLRHELGQLLGDDGRAASEAQRNVISGLRFFGLDEGALALLLRTSLGRQTAGFVQRLLAAAVQRCSGEARNILGLGASPAAAGQEGSPAAVPSHAAASLGTPAAGPESSGGTNAQELSGTSTAALRRGPSRRPSSPVPEPGNQQAAAEEPEEAGAGPSTAGQGGDQRRRGPRRAAKRRAPTSQDSAPPAKRPPRRRH